Proteins from a genomic interval of Medicago truncatula cultivar Jemalong A17 chromosome 3, MtrunA17r5.0-ANR, whole genome shotgun sequence:
- the LOC11413109 gene encoding uncharacterized protein produces MGNQKFENHHQFYNNRHKNTFLPMLCSRPSIKDVNLPRCRINPSSSCNDPLSPKIGCMGQVKRNNKIAGFPTSQYKLLSFNNKSNTPSIISPVVKYSKLKKLFSSKNLISTPSTTSTTTKTKQRVVGNSTNIVKVPKNIERCIRNENVVVGIKIDEMDPPLPVIKRVNKLEEGNKSENSLWKRRSGSSLAPLRSLQVQQIQVQTPKLCIEPTTV; encoded by the coding sequence atgggcaatcaaaaatttgaaaaccatCACCAATTTTACAACAACCGTCACAAAAACACATTCCTTCCAATGTTATGCTCAAGACCCTCCATCAAAGATGTGAATCTTCCAAGGTGTAGAATCAATCCATCTTCTTCTTGCAATGACCCTTTATCACCAAAAATAGGTTGCATGGGTCAAgtcaaaagaaacaacaaaattgctGGATTTCCAACTTCACAATACAAGTTGCTCAGTTTCAACAACAAAAGTAACACCCCCTCAATTATTTCACCAGTTGTGAAATATTCCAAACTCAAAAAACTTTTTTCTAGTAAGAATCTTATTAGCACCCCCTCAACTACTTCTACCACCACTAAAACCAAGCAAAGGGTGGTAGGTAATAGTACTAATATTGTGAAGGTGCCCAAAAATATTGAAAGGTGTATTAGGAATGAGAATGTTGTTGTTGGtataaaaattgatgaaatgGATCCTCCTTTACCTGTGATCAAGAGGGTGAATAAGTTGGAAGAAGGAAACAAAAGTGAGAATAGTCTTTGGAAAAGAAGATCAGGTTCAAGTTTGGCTCCATTGAGAAGTTTACAGGTTCAACAGATTCAAGTTCAAACTCCAAAGCTTTGTATTGAACCTACAACTGTTTGA